The Dethiosulfovibrio salsuginis nucleotide sequence TTCACCGCCTCGATAAAGGTATCCCTGTCCACTCCCGCCACAGCCCTGTCGAACTTAAGGGGATGGACGTAGAAAGCGTGGGTGGTGTCGGGACGGATAAAGGTAGGCTTTATGGCGGGGATCTCACTAAGGGCATCGTTCAGGTATAGACAATTCTCCTGCCTTTTTTCAAGAAGGTCTGGAAGTCTGTCCAGTTGGCACCGGGCTACGGAGGCCTCCAGCTCGGTCATACGGTAGTTAAAACCTATCATATTGTTCAGGTAGGTCCTACCGGCCTTCTCCACCACAGCCTCGGCGTGGTTTCTTATCAGCCTGACCCTCATGGCAAGCTCGTCGTCGTCGGTTACGACGAAGCCTCCCTCTCCTGTATGGATGTGTTTGTGGTAGTTGAGGGAAAAACAGCCCATGTGGCCCAAGGTTCCGGCCTTTTTGTCCTTCCAGGTCGCTCCAGGTGCCTGGGCACAGTCCTCTATGACGTAGAGACCGTGTTTTTGGGCTATGTGGTTTATCCTGTCTCTGTCGTAGGGCTGGCCGAATATATCGACCACTATTATGGCCCTGGTCCTGGAGGTTATCCTGGACTCGACGGAATCGGGATCCAGACAGTAATGGTCCTCCTCTATATCGGCGAAGACCGGGACGGCGTTATAGACCAAAGGAGCGGTGGCGGAGGCACTCATGGTATAGGGAGAGACTATTATCTCCTCCCCTGGCTCCACTCCTGTGGCACCGACGGCACAGTAGAGGGCGGAGGTGCAGGAGTTGACTGAAATAGCGTGTTTAACCCCTAAAAAGGCCGCCCACTCCCTCTCCACCGCCTGAACCTCGGGACCGCCGTAAAAATCGTCGTGCCATACCCCCAGAAAACGGGACAGAACCCCTGAATCGATGACCCGACATAGGGCCTCTTTCTCCCTGTCGCCCATGATACGGTAGGCGGGGAATTTCTCGGTCCTGACCGGATTTCCACCTTTTATAGCCAGCTTCATAGCTCCACCTCCCCGGACTCCTGCAAAACCCTGTACATAAGCTCCGCCCTGTGCCAGTCCTCTGGGGTATCTATGTCCTGAACCAGATATCTGGGGAGGACAAATCCCAAGGCGTCGGCCATGTAGACCTTTTTTTCACTTAAGAACTTAGCCGCATCGAGCCAGTAAAACTGTCCTGCGTCGTGATAGCCATCGGGCAGGTCGTTGGACCTGGTAAGCTCGTGCTCCGGCCAAAACATGGAGACAGTGCCGTCTTCGGACATCTTGAGGCCCCTGAATATGGGAAAGGGAAAGGAGGTCACGGAGAAAACCGCCCCTACGTTCCGCTCCACAAGCATCTCCTTGGCCTTGGATATATCAGAAGGCCGTACGAAAGGGGCGGTGGACAATATACAGCAGGCCCTCTCGACGTGGTGGCCCTGTCCCTGAAGCTCCTTTATGCCGTGCTCTATAACAGGGGCCAGAGGGGTGTGGTCGTCGGAAAGCTCCTCGGGCCTGAAGATAACCTCCGCTCCGCAGCTCAAAGCGACCTCCCCAAACTCTTTCGAGTTGGTCGATACCACCACTTTATCGAAACATCCAGCGGCCAGAGCGGCCTTTATGGGATAGGCCATTATGGGCATTCCCAAAAAGGGCTTTATGTTCTTGCCCTTTATCCTCTTGCTTCCGCTTCTAGCCGGTATTAAGGCTATGTCCACAAAAACCCCTCCGATCGAGAAAAAGTAATCTACTAACCCCTCATAGACTGAATTATATCAGAGCAGAGGGAGCTGGCGGACCTGTGTCTCTCCAGCTCGGGCCGGATCGGTCCTCTGCCTTTGGCGGCCTCATCGACCCAAAGCCCCACCGATTTGGGAACGCCCTGTTCAGTGGCGGAGAAAAAGATTCCCTCTGGCCTGGTGATATAGGCCAGATCCTTTCTGACCATGCCAGGCTGAAGGCTGAGGGCTGGAATGCCCATAAGCCAGCACTCGTAGAGCAAAATAGAGGCCATTCCGGCCACGGCGGAGGACGAAAAGGCCAGCTCCCTGCCCTCGCCTGGACGGATCACCTCGCCTAAGAGGCCCCCTCGGTGTTGGTCCCACATGGAGATAAGGGCACATCGGTCCTCTCTTGGATGGGGGGCAACCATCACCTTCACGTCGCCACAGTAGGGCTGAAGGGCTCGGCAGAAAAGGGGAAACACGGTCTTTTCGGTGTACCCCCTGTAGCCTGGCGAGGACCGATCGGTTCCCTGGTCCATCTCCACAGGCTCGGAGGCGAAAACCACCGTCATTCGACCATCGTCGTCCCTGGGGAGAGGGGAAGATGGAACCAGTCCCGCAAAGCCCGGATGGCCTACGACCTTTATAATCCCCTCCGGTATGCCCTCGGAAAGAGCGTCCTCTCTGGCATCGTAGTCCACAACTCCGTAGATATCGGGCAAAAAAAGCCCCTTGCCGTCTATCTCAAGCCTGCGGCGGTAGTTGACCCAGCTTTCCAACATACAGAAAACCGGAACATCCCCCGATCGACAGGCTCTGGCGAGGGCAAGGGGATCTGTGTCCTTCACGCTAGTTCCCATGGCGCAGCCGTCGAAAAGGCCCTTTTTTGCCATATCCACGGCGGTGGAAAGATCCATGTCTCCGTATCCAGTGGTGTGCCAGAACCCCTGGTCCACCGCACAGATCCGATGCCCTCTGGACCTCAGCTCTTCGGCCACAGGCTGAAGGGCTCGGGCGGACCCTACGTCACCGCCTACAAACAAAAAATTCATCTCAACCCCTCCATAACCATCTCCATTATCCTCTGGGTCTTCATAGCGGAGGACAGGGAACTTACGGGCTCTCGTCCATCCTCGAAGGAGGCTATAAGGTCCTCCAGGGACAGGGCCATGCCGTTACAATCGCTGAGGGAGCCGAAGGGGTGGCTAGGGGTGGACCTCATAAGCCAGGAGCTTGGATATGCGTGGTCTTTTTTTACCTCCCTAAGCTCGACCCAGCTCCCTCCGTTTCGTATCTCCAGCTGTGCCTTTTGGAAGGTCAAAGTCCAGTCAAGACAGTGATAGTCTCCCGCCACACCGATAAAGGTGACCGGAACATCACCGCACAGAAGGGAGAAAGAGGGGGTTCCCCGGTCCTGTCCCGCCCAAGAGGATATAAAGGACATATCCCTATCTCCGAGAAGATAGTGGACCGTGTCCAGGCCGTGACAGCCGTTGCGATAGAGTTTTTGACCGTAGTGGACCGTCACCGAAAGGACCTCTCCCCAGAGGGATCTGGCTATAGACTCCCTAATCGAGCTAAAGGGCTGGGCATATCGACGCTGATAGCCGACCATCAAGGTTGTGGCCCCAGACCTCAAAGCCTTTATAAGCTCCTCGCCCTCCTTGACCGAAGCCACAGGGGGCTTTTCCAGCCACACCATCGGGATCTTGGCCTGAATACAGGCCAAGGCGTGGGAGAAATGGTGTTCCGTCGGGGAGCAGATACTGACCAGATCGGGGCTCTCTCCCTCAAGCATAGGGGCCAGGTCGTCGTAAAGGGCCACTTTGGCGAAACCGGCAAAAGACTCCCTCTCGGAGGGAACTGGTGAACAGGCCGCCACAAGCTGGACCTGAGACCGCTGCAAAAGGCAGGACAGGTGGGTCAGAGGGGGCACGCCGATGCCCCCATCGTACCCCCAGGCTATGTTGCCAAGTCCGACTAAAACCGCCCTGTAGGGGTTAGTCTTCGTCAAAGTCGATCCCCACCTGGAACCTGGGAACCCATCGACCTTGCTCCTTGACGAACAGCTTTTTGTTTACGAACCGGTCGGCGACATCCCAGAACTCATCTACGGATATGTCTATATATCTGCAAAAATCTCGAATATAGCTATCTCCGCACTTGCCGTCGTACTCCTTGACGAGCCAAATAGCGTCCTCTCTGGTCAGGCGGCCCTCCCTTATATCGTAGCAGGCCTCGTCGGTGGCGAAGCCAAAGCCAAACTTGAGGTATTTGAGCATCTGGTTGACCATGACCATGTCGGAGTCTAAAGCGGTAAACCTCCTATAACGACCTATATCGTGTAGATCTTCGTAGGCACGCCCCCAAAGTCCTCTTGAAACGGCGAAATCGGCGTTCCCAACTTGAGACCACTCTTTAGCATAGTACTGAAGAAAAATAGCACGAATACCCTTATTTTTCATAGATTCTATATTGGGCACTTGATAGAAGAAGAGATCCTCAGCAACAACATCCTCGCCGACCAGGTCGAGAGCGTTTCCACCTGCCATAGAATCAAGGTTAACCACACTGTAAGCATCGTCGTCACAGCTTTGACCAGTTCCAGCGGTCCCCAAAGTAAGAGCAGCGTTTTCACCCTGGATAATAAGTGGAATATTAAAAAAATCAGCAGCGATATAGGACGAAGCCCAAAGGAAATATTCCGTAGGCTTTACTGGGTTTCCACAACTATAGAAATATCGCTTAAAAAGAGAACGAACGACCTTAGGATTGGGACGAAGATGGATAGCGTCGAAACCAGCGGAGACGAGGTTTTCAAGGTTATGCCTTCCAACATCGGTGATGCCATCGGGAAGGGCGTTCACCAGAAGGGGCCTCAGACCAAGTTTGTCCCTGGCATAAAAGGCCTGAAAGGTGCTGTCCTTGCCGCCGCTGACGCCGACGACACAGTCGTAGGGAGTGGAGCTGGATCTAGACCTAGCCTCATCGGCTATGGCCTTAAGGGCCTCCTCTCTGGAGGACCAGTC carries:
- the pseF gene encoding pseudaminic acid cytidylyltransferase; this encodes MDIALIPARSGSKRIKGKNIKPFLGMPIMAYPIKAALAAGCFDKVVVSTNSKEFGEVALSCGAEVIFRPEELSDDHTPLAPVIEHGIKELQGQGHHVERACCILSTAPFVRPSDISKAKEMLVERNVGAVFSVTSFPFPIFRGLKMSEDGTVSMFWPEHELTRSNDLPDGYHDAGQFYWLDAAKFLSEKKVYMADALGFVLPRYLVQDIDTPEDWHRAELMYRVLQESGEVEL
- a CDS encoding DegT/DnrJ/EryC1/StrS family aminotransferase, translating into MKLAIKGGNPVRTEKFPAYRIMGDREKEALCRVIDSGVLSRFLGVWHDDFYGGPEVQAVEREWAAFLGVKHAISVNSCTSALYCAVGATGVEPGEEIIVSPYTMSASATAPLVYNAVPVFADIEEDHYCLDPDSVESRITSRTRAIIVVDIFGQPYDRDRINHIAQKHGLYVIEDCAQAPGATWKDKKAGTLGHMGCFSLNYHKHIHTGEGGFVVTDDDELAMRVRLIRNHAEAVVEKAGRTYLNNMIGFNYRMTELEASVARCQLDRLPDLLEKRQENCLYLNDALSEIPAIKPTFIRPDTTHAFYVHPLKFDRAVAGVDRDTFIEAVKAELPLTELREGEGVKVSSGYCKPLYLQPMFQNKMAYGSGGCPFVAPWYDGEVDYSKGICPVAERMYGEELFLHELMRPPMTKDDLDDVLKAFWKVWDNREELL
- a CDS encoding N-acetyl sugar amidotransferase; amino-acid sequence: MKYCKKCLQPDTRPGVVFDEEGVCYACRYEEQKKLIDWSSREEALKAIADEARSRSSSTPYDCVVGVSGGKDSTFQAFYARDKLGLRPLLVNALPDGITDVGRHNLENLVSAGFDAIHLRPNPKVVRSLFKRYFYSCGNPVKPTEYFLWASSYIAADFFNIPLIIQGENAALTLGTAGTGQSCDDDAYSVVNLDSMAGGNALDLVGEDVVAEDLFFYQVPNIESMKNKGIRAIFLQYYAKEWSQVGNADFAVSRGLWGRAYEDLHDIGRYRRFTALDSDMVMVNQMLKYLKFGFGFATDEACYDIREGRLTREDAIWLVKEYDGKCGDSYIRDFCRYIDISVDEFWDVADRFVNKKLFVKEQGRWVPRFQVGIDFDED
- a CDS encoding Gfo/Idh/MocA family protein — translated: MTKTNPYRAVLVGLGNIAWGYDGGIGVPPLTHLSCLLQRSQVQLVAACSPVPSERESFAGFAKVALYDDLAPMLEGESPDLVSICSPTEHHFSHALACIQAKIPMVWLEKPPVASVKEGEELIKALRSGATTLMVGYQRRYAQPFSSIRESIARSLWGEVLSVTVHYGQKLYRNGCHGLDTVHYLLGDRDMSFISSWAGQDRGTPSFSLLCGDVPVTFIGVAGDYHCLDWTLTFQKAQLEIRNGGSWVELREVKKDHAYPSSWLMRSTPSHPFGSLSDCNGMALSLEDLIASFEDGREPVSSLSSAMKTQRIMEMVMEGLR